The following proteins come from a genomic window of Musa acuminata AAA Group cultivar baxijiao chromosome BXJ1-7, Cavendish_Baxijiao_AAA, whole genome shotgun sequence:
- the LOC103992391 gene encoding AT-hook motif nuclear-localized protein 25 translates to MAGMESGSGSGGSGGSSRYLHHLLCPPPPSTHVPPQDSKPSPEKSPKVSPDHGGGDQPSDSPPASASGGPVRRPRGRPPGSKNKPKPPIIVTRDSPNALRSHVLEVASGADVFECVSDYARRRGRGVSVLSGTGAVTNVALRQPGASTPGSVVATLRGRFEIISLTGTVLPPPAPPGAGGLSVFLSGGQGQVIGGSVAGPLVATGPVVLMVASFTNAVYERLPLEGDEEEAEAVVQGQQPAVSQSSGITGGGGEGGGSGGTSGVPFYNLTGNMGSYQLPGDAFAWGGGGVRPPF, encoded by the coding sequence ATGGCCGGGATGGAATCCGGCAGCGGAAGCGGCGGTAGCGGAGGCTCTTCGCGTTACCTCCACCACCTCCTTTGCCCGCCGCCGCCGTCGACCCACGTCCCGCCGCAGGATTCCAAGCCATCCCCGGAGAAAAGCCCCAAGGTCTCGCCCGACCACGGCGGCGGCGACCAGCCGTCTGACTCCCCCCCGGCGAGCGCATCCGGGGGCCCCGTCCGCCGCCCCCGCGGCCGCCCGCCCGGCTCCAAGAACAAGCCGAAGCCCCCGATCATAGTCACCCGCGACAGCCCCAACGCCCTCCGCTCCCACGTGCTCGAGGTAGCCAGCGGCGCCGACGTATTCGAATGCGTCTCCGACTACGCTCGGCGGCGGGGGCGGGGCGTCTCCGTCCTCAGCGGCACCGGCGCGGTCACCAACGTGGCCCTACGCCAGCCCGGGGCGTCGACGCCCGGGAGCGTGGTGGCGACGCTCAGAGGCCGGTTCGAGATCATCTCGCTGACGGGGACCGTCCTTCCTCCTCCGGCCCCGCCAGGCGCCGGGGGGCTGTCCGTGTTCCTCTCCGGAGGACAAGGACAGGTGATCGGAGGCAGCGTAGCGGGGCCGCTGGTGGCGACGGGGCCGGTGGTGCTGATGGTGGCGTCCTTCACCAATGCGGTTTACGAGCGGCTGCCACTGGAAGGcgacgaggaggaggcggaggctgTGGTGCAGGGTCAGCAACCGGCGGTCTCGCAGTCCTCGGGCATTACCGGAGGCGGCGGTGAGGGCGGGGGCAGCGGCGGCACCAGTGGCGTCCCATTCTATAACCTAACTGGGAACATGGGGAGTTACCAGCTTCCCGGTGATGCCTTTGCATGGGGCGGTGGCGGGGTTCGGCCACCCTTCTAA